From the Vulpes lagopus strain Blue_001 chromosome 15, ASM1834538v1, whole genome shotgun sequence genome, one window contains:
- the LOC121476644 gene encoding olfactory receptor 52H1: protein MSAMIIFNLSNYNPGPFILVGIPGLEHWHVWIGIPFCFIYVVALVGNCTLLYLITVERSLHEPMFFFLSMLAMTDLILSTAGFPKTLSIFWLGAREITFPGCLTQMFFPHYSFILDSAILMAMAFDRYVAICSPLRYTTILTPRTITKIAVGISCRSFCIVLPVVFLLTRLPFCRTHIIPHTYCEHIGVARLACADISINIWYGFCVPIMTVISDVILIAVSYTLILCAVFHLPSRDARQKALGTCGSHVCVILMFYIPAFFSILAHRFGHNIPRTFHIMFANLYIVIPPALNPIVYGVKTTKI, encoded by the coding sequence ATGTCTGCCATGATCATTTTCAACCTGAGCAATTACAACCCAGGACCCTTCATTCTGGTGGGAATCCCAGGCCTGGAGCATTGGCATGTGTGGATTGGGATTCCCTTCTGTTTCATCTATGTTGTGGCCCTCGTGGGAAACTGCACCCTTCTCTACCTCATCACAGTGGAACGTAGCCTTCATGAacccatgtttttctttctctccatgctGGCCATGACTGATCTCATCCTGTCCACAGCTGGATTTCCCAAAACACTCAGTATCTTTTGGCTTGGGGCTCGAGAAATCACATTCCCAGGGTGTCTTACACAAATGTTCTTCCCCCACTATAGCTTTATTCTAGATTCAGCCATCTTGATGGCCATGGCATTTgatcgctatgtggccatctgctcCCCCCTGAGATATACCACTATTCTGACCCCCAGGACCATCACGAAGATTGCAGTGGGCATCTCCTGTCGAAGCTTCTGCATCGTCCTGCCAGTTGTATTCTTGCTTACACGCTTGCCTTTCTGCAGGACACACATCATACCACACACATACTGTGAGCACATAGGTGTGGCCCGGCTCGCCTGTGCTGACATCTCCATCAACATCTGGTATGGCTTTTGTGTTCCCATCATGACAGTCATCTCAGATGTGATTCTCATTGCCGTTTCTTACACCCTTATCCTCTGTGCGGTCTTCCACCTGCCCTCCCGAGATGCCCGCCAGAAGGCCCTTGGCACCTGTGGTTCCCATGTCTGTGTCATCCTCATGTTCTATATACCAGCATTCTTCTCCATCCTTGCCCATCGCTTTGGGCATAATATCCCTCGTACTTTCCACATCATGTTTGCCAACCTCTACATTGTTATCCCACCTGCACTCAACCCCATTGTCTATGGAGTAAAGACCACAAAGATCTGA
- the LOC121476125 gene encoding olfactory receptor 52H1-like, which translates to MDRDSKSIHETILAMYNLSSYNTGDFTLLGIPGLEQYHVWISIPFCFIYLVAIVGNSILLYLIAVERSLHAPMFFFLSMLAITDVILSTTCVPKSLTIFWLGPQKISFPGCLTQLFFLHYSFVLDSAILLAMAFDRYVAICFPLRYTTILTHRTTLKIVVGISFRSFCIFAPCVFLVNRLPFCGTRIIPHTYCEHIGVARLACADISINIWYGFCVPIMTVISDVILIAVSYTLILCAVFRLPSRDARQKALGTCGSHVCVILIFYIPAFFSILAHRFGHNVPRTFHILFANFYVVIPPALNPIVYGVKTKNIWDKVVLLLFPHGTHWCRLKSGWAGAYKLEDSEMFREERPLLL; encoded by the exons ATGGATCGAG actCAAAATCGATTCATGAGACCATCCTGGCCATGTACAACCTGAGTAGCTACAACACAGGTGACTTCACCCTCCTGGGCATCCCTGGCCTTGAGCAGTACCACGTCTGGATCAGCATCCCCTTCTGCTTTATCTATCTCGTGGCCATTGTGGGCAACAGTATCCTCCTCTACCTCATTGCCGTGGAGCGGAGTCTTCACGCACccatgttctttttcctttccatgctAGCCATTACAGATGTGATCTTGTCTACCACATGTGTCCCCAAATCCCTTACCATCTTCTGGCTTGGTCCCCAGAAAATCAGTTTTCCTGGTTGCCTCACCCAGTTATTCTTTCTGCATTATAGCTTTGTCCTGGACTCAGCTATACTCCTGGCCATGGCAtttgaccgctatgtggccatctgcttCCCCTTGAGATACACCACTATTCTGACCCACAGGACCACTCTCAAAATTGTTGTGGgaatttccttcagaagtttCTGCATTTTTGCTCCATGTGTTTTTCTTGTAAATCGTCTACCTTTTTGCGGGACACGCATCATACCACACACATACTGTGAGCACATAGGTGTGGCCCGGCTCGCCTGTGCTGACATCTCCATCAACATCTGGTATGGCTTTTGTGTTCCCATCATGACAGTCATCTCAGATGTGATTCTCATTGCCGTTTCTTACACCCTCATCCTCTGTGCGGTCTTCCGCCTGCCCTCCCGGGATGCCCGCCAGAAGGCCCTTGGCACCTGTGGTTCCCATGTCTGTGTCATCCTCATCTTCTATATACCAGCATTCTTCTCCATCCTTGCCCATCGCTTTGGGCATAATGTCCCCCGGACTTTTCACATCCTCTTTGCCAACTTCTATGTAGTTATCCCACCTGCACTCAATCCTATTGTCTATGGAGTAAAGACCAAGAATATCTGGGACAAAGttgttctcttgctctttcctcATGGGACTCATTGGTGTAGGCTGAAGTCTGGGTGGGCAGG TGCATATAAACTAGAAGACAGTGAGATGTTCAGAGAAGAGCGACCTCTCCTGCTATGA
- the LOC121476127 gene encoding elongation factor 1-delta-like, whose amino-acid sequence MLLTIGKLLNWQKEYIIYMYGLDDLFGSDEEEDKEAARLREERLRQYAEKKAKKPVLVAKSSILLDVKPWDDETDMAQLEACVRSIQLDGLTWGGSKLVPVGYGIRKLQIQCVVEDDKVGTDLLEEEITKFEEHVQSVDIAAFNKI is encoded by the coding sequence ATGCTGCTTACGATTGGAAAGCTTCTAAATTGGCAAAAGGAGtacatcatatatatgtatgggtTAGACGACCTGTTTGGCAGCGAtgaggaggaggacaaggaggcgGCACGGCTGCGGGAGGAGCGGCTGCGGCAGTATGCTGAGAAGAAGGCCAAGAAGCCAGTGCTGGTGGCCAAGTCCTCCATCCTCCTGGACGTCAAGCCTTGGGACGATGAGACAGACATGGCCCAGCTGGAGGCCTGCGTGCGCTCCATCCAGTTAGACGGGCTGACCTGGGGGGGCTCCAAGCTGGTGCCGGTGGGCTATGGCATCCGCAAGCTGCAGATCCAGTGTGTGGTGGAGGACGACAAGGTGGGGACAGACCTGCTGGAGGAGGAGATCACCAAGTTCGAGGAGCACGTGCAgagtgtggacattgctgctttcaACAAGATCTGA
- the LOC121476473 gene encoding olfactory receptor 52H1-like: MSAMIIFNLSNYNPGPFILVGIPGLEHWHVWIGIPFCFIYVVALVGNCTLLYLITVERSLHEPMFFFLSMLAMTDLILSTAGVPKSLSIFWLGAREITFPGCLTQMFFHHCSFVLDSAILMAMAFDRYVAICSPLRYTTILTPRTITKIAVGISCRSFCIILPVVFLLTRLPFCRTHIIPHTYCEHIGVARLACADISINIWYGFCVPIMTVISDVILIAVSYTLILCAVFRLPSRDARQKALGTCGSHVCVILIFYIPAFFSILAHRFGHNVPRTFHILFANLYVVIPPALNPIVYGVKTKQIRERVILLFSTKSSE; the protein is encoded by the coding sequence ATGTCTGCCATGATCATTTTCAACCTGAGCAATTACAACCCAGGACCCTTCATTCTGGTGGGAATCCCAGGCCTGGAGCATTGGCATGTGTGGATTGGGATTCCCTTCTGTTTCATCTATGTTGTGGCCCTCGTGGGAAACTGCACCCTTCTCTACCTCATCACAGTGGAACGTAGCCTTCATGAacccatgtttttctttctctccatgctGGCCATGACTGATCTCATCCTGTCCACAGCTGGTGTTCCCAAATCACTCAGTATCTTTTGGCTTGGGGCTCGAGAAATCACATTCCCAGGGTGTCTTACACAAATGTTCTTCCACCACTGCAGCTTTGTCCTAGATTCAGCCATCCTGATGGCCATGGCATTTgatcgctatgtggccatctgctcCCCCCTGAGATATACCACTATTCTGACCCCCAGGACCATCACCAAGATTGCAGTGGGCATCTCCTGTCGAAGCTTCTGCATCATTCTGCCAGTTGTATTCTTGCTTACACGCTTGCCTTTCTGCAGGACACACATCATACCACACACATACTGTGAGCACATAGGTGTGGCCCGGCTCGCCTGTGCTGACATCTCCATCAACATCTGGTATGGCTTTTGTGTTCCCATCATGACAGTCATCTCAGATGTGATTCTCATTGCCGTTTCTTACACCCTCATCCTCTGTGCGGTCTTCCGCCTGCCCTCCCGGGATGCCCGCCAGAAGGCCCTTGGCACCTGTGGTTCCCATGTCTGTGTCATCCTCATCTTCTATATACCAGCATTCTTCTCCATCCTTGCCCATCGTTTTGGGCATAATGTCCCTCGTACATTTCACATACTCTTTGCCAACCTCTATGTAGTTATCCCACCTGCACTCAACCCCATTGTCTATGGAGTGAAAACCAAGCAAATAAGAGAAAGggtcatccttttattttctaccaaGAGTTCAGAATGA